A DNA window from Pseudodesulfovibrio thermohalotolerans contains the following coding sequences:
- a CDS encoding HlyD family type I secretion periplasmic adaptor subunit produces the protein MTRTDVRSPVRGVVKHIMINTIGGVVRPGQSIMEVVPLDDTLLIEAEVKPSDIAFLHPGQKAMVKITAYDFSIYGGLDGEVENISADTIEDEKGESHYLVKVRTKENAITYRGQQLPIIPGMTASVDILTGRKSVLDYLLKPLLKAKQNALRER, from the coding sequence GTGACGCGCACGGATGTGCGCTCGCCGGTCAGGGGCGTGGTCAAGCACATCATGATAAACACCATCGGCGGCGTGGTCCGGCCCGGCCAGTCCATCATGGAGGTCGTGCCCCTGGACGACACCCTGCTCATCGAGGCGGAGGTCAAGCCTTCGGACATCGCCTTCCTGCACCCCGGCCAGAAGGCCATGGTCAAGATCACGGCCTATGACTTTTCCATTTACGGCGGCTTGGACGGCGAGGTCGAGAACATCTCGGCGGACACCATTGAGGACGAGAAGGGCGAGAGCCACTATCTGGTCAAGGTGCGCACCAAGGAGAACGCCATCACCTATCGCGGCCAGCAGCTGCCCATTATCCCGGGCATGACCGCGAGCGTCGATATCCTGACCGGCCGGAAGTCCGTATTGGACTATCTGCTCAAGCCTTTGCTCAAGGCGAAGCAGAACGCGCTCAGGGAACGATGA
- a CDS encoding HD domain-containing phosphohydrolase: MSEHLIKTAEVPESVGATGQGVRIGVVLAVVLALSVGIVLLAAKAVRDKKAEVLEHQQKRFELLTQGRTEVIASWLENLSHQGDRLIKSDLFRLYATEVDTYAGDLSNLFGTLHSDRAVEGDDATLAEQLPMMENMLREFSTYSGFLNARILSRKGEAYIATDGYLPPMNQEQTALAAAAIEANGPQYSSVRKTAQGVEMDVFVPIYPPEAVGRTDGKSDRPAVGVLMMTRQVSGKITELLSNSPLAAAGEKTRLMQKSGAVFREIAPWTAVGFTDVAFPVEIDETGHIPFGVRPSIANVDAKVYSMGVRIPGPAWWLVQEISYDAAMKPIAEYERTVYIVAGLGILTALLIAGLAWWILTGVQSQRVAKQFRALATQIEEQKLFIDSINANIEEFIVLKDVNGKFTYVNDAFASAAGRPREELIGMDTAAVFGFDTAKRLESIDEVVVSEKRKMTVNEPIFIRSRRHLFQVSKSPYLCADETCQGIVEVYRDMTEFVAAQEKNKRLVRNAMEALGSTIEAADPYLGGHTKLMAGLSVEVAKTMHLSEMDIAEIETSANLSQIGKMFVPNEILTKPGKLTPEEKGVMEKHVEYAYRILKDIDIDEGVLTAIYQMNERLDGSGYPKKLKDGEIIMLARILAVLNVFCAMIRPRSYRGAQDPEQALNILSGDTGKFDPAVVAALADVIHTPIGEKLLGDRE, translated from the coding sequence ATGTCTGAACACCTTATCAAGACCGCCGAGGTCCCCGAGTCCGTCGGGGCGACCGGGCAGGGCGTCAGGATCGGCGTGGTCCTGGCCGTCGTGCTGGCTCTCTCGGTGGGCATTGTCCTGCTCGCCGCCAAAGCGGTGCGGGACAAGAAGGCCGAGGTGCTGGAACACCAGCAGAAGCGGTTCGAGCTGTTGACGCAGGGGCGCACCGAAGTCATTGCCTCCTGGCTCGAAAATCTGTCCCACCAGGGCGACCGGCTTATCAAGTCCGATCTTTTCAGGCTTTACGCCACCGAGGTGGATACCTACGCGGGCGACCTGTCAAACCTCTTCGGCACCTTGCATTCCGACCGGGCCGTGGAGGGCGACGACGCCACCCTGGCCGAGCAATTGCCCATGATGGAGAACATGCTTCGCGAATTCTCCACCTATTCGGGCTTCCTCAACGCGCGCATCCTCAGCCGGAAGGGCGAGGCGTACATCGCCACCGACGGGTATCTACCGCCCATGAACCAGGAACAGACCGCCCTGGCCGCAGCCGCCATAGAGGCGAACGGGCCGCAGTATTCCTCTGTGCGCAAGACCGCCCAGGGTGTCGAGATGGACGTTTTCGTGCCCATCTATCCGCCCGAGGCAGTGGGCCGCACCGATGGAAAATCCGATCGGCCCGCCGTGGGCGTGCTCATGATGACACGGCAGGTCTCCGGCAAGATCACCGAGTTGCTGTCCAACTCCCCCCTGGCGGCAGCGGGCGAGAAGACCCGGCTCATGCAGAAGAGCGGGGCCGTTTTCCGGGAGATCGCTCCCTGGACCGCCGTTGGCTTCACGGACGTTGCCTTTCCTGTGGAGATCGACGAGACCGGCCACATTCCCTTCGGCGTCAGGCCGAGCATCGCGAACGTGGACGCCAAGGTTTATTCCATGGGCGTGCGCATCCCCGGCCCGGCCTGGTGGCTGGTGCAGGAGATCAGCTACGACGCGGCCATGAAGCCCATCGCGGAGTATGAGCGCACGGTCTACATCGTGGCGGGGCTGGGCATTCTGACGGCACTGCTGATCGCCGGGCTGGCTTGGTGGATTCTGACCGGCGTGCAGAGCCAGCGCGTCGCCAAACAGTTCCGCGCCCTGGCCACGCAGATCGAGGAGCAGAAGCTGTTCATTGATTCCATCAACGCGAATATCGAAGAGTTCATCGTCCTCAAGGACGTCAACGGCAAGTTCACCTATGTCAACGACGCCTTCGCCTCGGCGGCGGGACGGCCCCGTGAGGAACTTATCGGCATGGATACCGCGGCCGTCTTCGGTTTCGACACGGCCAAGCGGCTTGAGTCCATCGACGAGGTGGTCGTCAGCGAGAAGCGCAAGATGACGGTCAACGAGCCCATCTTCATTCGTTCCCGGCGGCATCTGTTCCAGGTGTCCAAGTCGCCCTATCTTTGCGCGGATGAAACCTGTCAGGGCATCGTCGAGGTCTATCGCGACATGACCGAGTTCGTGGCCGCGCAGGAGAAAAACAAGCGACTCGTCAGGAACGCCATGGAGGCTCTGGGTTCCACCATCGAGGCCGCAGACCCGTATCTGGGCGGGCATACCAAGCTCATGGCCGGGCTTTCCGTGGAAGTGGCCAAAACCATGCATCTCTCCGAAATGGACATCGCCGAGATTGAGACATCGGCCAACCTGTCCCAGATCGGCAAGATGTTCGTGCCCAATGAGATTCTGACCAAGCCGGGCAAGCTCACCCCCGAAGAGAAGGGCGTGATGGAAAAGCATGTGGAATACGCCTACCGCATCCTCAAGGATATCGACATCGACGAGGGCGTGCTCACGGCCATCTATCAGATGAACGAGCGCCTCGACGGCTCGGGCTATCCCAAGAAGCTCAAGGACGGCGAGATCATCATGCTGGCCCGCATCCTCGCTGTTCTCAACGTGTTCTGCGCCATGATCCGGCCGCGCTCCTATCGCGGCGCGCAAGATCCGGAACAGGCCCTGAACATCCTGTCCGGCGATACCGGCAAGTTCGATCCCGCCGTTGTCGCCGCGCTGGCCGACGTTATCCATACCCCGATCGGCGAGAAGCTTCTCGGCGACAGGGAATGA
- a CDS encoding TolC family outer membrane protein — MKKQLLTILILTLAMSVPAFADNGTVTLKDSVVSAVKQHPQIKALLNNKDAVAKAKLSALGRFFPSLDLTGEYGTQQYSSAATRSVDTDEHWRNPTEFQATLTQPIFDGFDRWHDYKREGARLTSAEGRLVDNVETVGLDAVRAHVDVVRLRKLITLAEDNIAAHQHLLDSISERVQGGAGNRADEMQAKGRVARAETTLVTYTGELRSAEAEYIRTVGTAPTALAKPAYLPNYLPAKADQILEIALDNNPKIAVYKAEIEVAEQTKGQLESTMYPTVDAYLSSRHTDNLEGVDSWVQDNKAMLRARWNIFNGTSDYNDVRTATARVREAQNNLQDTTDDIIRQVASTWADYQSSLNQIEKYQEALQYSIESLDMYLMQFNVGQRSLLDLLDATNEVFTNRVQLETATMNRDFTVYKFLALEGQLMKTLEIASNTYEEMPMEASN; from the coding sequence ATGAAAAAACAACTTCTCACGATTCTTATACTAACGCTAGCGATGTCCGTTCCGGCCTTCGCCGACAACGGCACCGTGACGCTCAAGGACAGCGTCGTTTCCGCGGTCAAACAGCATCCGCAGATCAAAGCTCTCCTGAACAACAAGGACGCCGTGGCCAAGGCGAAGCTGTCCGCTCTGGGCCGCTTCTTTCCTTCCCTCGATCTGACGGGCGAGTACGGAACGCAGCAGTACAGCAGCGCCGCCACCCGTAGCGTGGACACCGACGAGCACTGGCGTAACCCGACAGAATTCCAGGCAACTCTGACCCAACCGATTTTCGACGGCTTCGACCGCTGGCACGACTACAAGCGTGAAGGCGCTCGCCTGACCTCGGCCGAAGGCCGCCTCGTGGACAACGTTGAAACCGTTGGCCTGGACGCTGTCCGCGCCCATGTGGACGTGGTCCGCCTGCGCAAGCTGATAACCCTGGCCGAAGACAACATCGCCGCTCACCAGCACCTGCTCGACTCCATTTCCGAGCGTGTTCAGGGCGGTGCAGGCAACCGCGCCGACGAGATGCAGGCCAAGGGCCGCGTCGCACGCGCCGAGACCACCCTGGTCACCTACACCGGCGAACTGCGTTCCGCCGAAGCCGAGTACATTCGCACCGTGGGCACGGCCCCGACCGCTCTGGCCAAGCCCGCCTACCTGCCAAACTATCTCCCCGCCAAGGCCGACCAGATTCTGGAGATCGCCCTGGACAACAACCCCAAGATCGCCGTGTACAAGGCTGAGATAGAAGTGGCCGAACAGACCAAGGGCCAGCTCGAATCGACCATGTACCCGACCGTCGACGCCTACCTGTCCTCCCGCCACACCGACAACCTTGAGGGCGTGGATTCCTGGGTCCAAGACAACAAGGCCATGCTGCGCGCCCGCTGGAACATCTTCAACGGCACCAGCGACTACAACGACGTCCGCACCGCCACGGCCCGCGTCCGAGAGGCGCAGAACAACCTGCAGGACACCACCGACGACATCATCCGTCAGGTGGCTTCCACCTGGGCCGACTACCAGTCCAGCCTGAACCAGATTGAGAAGTACCAGGAAGCCCTCCAGTACAGCATCGAATCCCTGGACATGTATCTGATGCAGTTCAACGTGGGACAGCGTTCCCTGCTCGACCTGCTCGACGCCACCAACGAGGTGTTCACCAACCGTGTGCAGCTCGAAACCGCGACCATGAATCGCGACTTCACGGTCTACAAGTTCCTGGCCCTCGAAGGTCAGCTCATGAAGACCCTGGAAATCGCCTCCAACACCTACGAAGAGATGCCCATGGAGGCTTCCAACTAG
- a CDS encoding transglutaminase-like cysteine peptidase translates to MRPVRGIYLALAVALCAVCLAAILVRPPDAQAADPGKRQLFGTLEFKGKLQKLPKWTRVLDKMKAWKGYFNDSQTSGHPSRKAWETLKAQVGDKSEMDRLRAVTKFFNKWPYRLDKTNWGVSEYWATPWVFLKKSGDCEDYSIAKFYALEELGFTGDQLRIVAVRDAIRGIGHAVLAVYASDDIYILDNQTNMVLSHSRYRHYVPQYSVNEKYRWMHVAPKKRTAYEKAKN, encoded by the coding sequence ATGAGGCCGGTGCGGGGCATATACTTGGCGTTGGCGGTCGCGCTTTGCGCGGTCTGCCTTGCGGCAATCCTTGTCCGGCCTCCGGACGCCCAGGCGGCCGACCCCGGCAAACGCCAACTGTTCGGGACCTTGGAGTTCAAGGGCAAGTTGCAGAAGCTGCCCAAGTGGACGCGCGTGCTCGACAAGATGAAGGCGTGGAAGGGGTACTTCAACGACAGTCAAACGTCCGGCCATCCGTCCAGGAAGGCGTGGGAGACCCTCAAGGCGCAGGTCGGCGACAAGTCCGAGATGGATCGGCTCAGGGCCGTGACCAAGTTTTTCAACAAATGGCCCTATCGGTTGGACAAGACCAACTGGGGGGTCAGCGAATACTGGGCGACGCCCTGGGTATTCCTCAAGAAATCCGGTGATTGCGAAGACTACTCCATAGCCAAGTTCTACGCCTTGGAAGAACTCGGCTTCACCGGCGATCAGTTGCGCATCGTGGCCGTCCGGGACGCCATCCGGGGCATCGGCCACGCGGTCCTGGCGGTTTACGCCTCGGACGACATCTATATCCTAGACAATCAGACCAACATGGTCCTGTCCCATTCGCGGTACAGGCATTACGTCCCGCAGTACTCGGTGAACGAGAAGTACCGCTGGATGCACGTGGCTCCCAAGAAACGGACCGCGTATGAAAAAGCGAAGAATTAA